TGGGCGTACCCGTCGCCGTCGACCTTCTCGGCCCACCACGTGGCGGTCGGGTCACCGGCCGCCGAGTAGCTGACCGTGGCCGGGGTGAAGAGCGGTTCCAGCGCCGGGTCGTCGCGGTTGAGCACCTCCACCGCGCAGCGCCCGTCGAAGAGGCGCGCCTTGGCCGCGAAGTAGTCCTCGGCGTCGGCGTGGAAGTCCAGGTGGTCGGAGCCGAAGTTGGTCCAGCCGCCGACGCCGAACCGCACCCCGCCGACCCGGCCCATCGCCAGGGCGTGGCTGGAGACCTCCATGACCACCGCGGTGACGCCCCGCTCGCGGGCGGCGGCGAGCATCGCGTGCAGGTCGGTGGCCTCCGGCGTGGTCCGCACGCTGTCCACCACGAGGTCGCCCAGGCGCGTCTCGACGGTGCCGATCAGGCCGGTGGTGTGGCCGGCGGCGCGCAGCCCGGACTCGACGAGGTAGGCGGTGGAGGTCTTCCCGGCGGTGCCGGTCACCCCGATCGTCAGCAGGTGCGCGGTCGGGTCGCCGTAGATCGTCGAGGCGACCGGGCCGAGCGCCGCACGCGGGTCGTCGACCACCAGGACCGGCAGTCCGGTGCCGGCGGCCGACTCGGCACCGGCCGGGTCGGTCAGCACGGCGACCGCGCCGGCCTGGGCCGCACCGGCGGCGAACTCCGCGCCGTGCCGGCGGGCGCCGGGCAGGGCCGCGTACAGGTCGCCGGGTCGGACCTCCTGACTGGCATGGGTCGCCCCGGTCACCACCGGATCGGCGCTGGTAGAGGGCGCCACGGCGAGCCGGGCGGCTAGGTCACCGAGCCGGATTCCGGTCACGGTACGGGGACGAGGATTGCCGCGCACGGCGTCAGACCCTACCCGGTCGCCCGGGTCCGGCCGCACGGCGCGCCTGAATCTCCGCCGCACGAAGTCGAACCGCAGGTGGCGACCGGTGGATGCGGCAGGCGTACGCCCGACGGCCCCGATCGGGCACCCGACCGGCGGGTGTCCCGGCGACCGTCCGCCTCCCCAGGGCGACCGCCCGCCTTCTCGTTAGGACGCGACCAGACGACTTCCGGCGTCGACGACCATTCCCGCCGACGACGGATACGGAAAGACGACGCATCCGGGCACGGTCGCCACGAAAAGGCCGGAAAGCACACCAGCGAATACGCGTACGTCAATTCCTCGGGTCACCGGTGACGGAACCGGTGACCCGAGGATTGACGTCGACGACAGTTACGGGAACACGGTGAATTTCGGGGCCGGATCACTCGACGGCGGCACCCGGAAATGGCGCAGCGCGAAGGTCATCATTTCCTTGAACGCCGGCGCCGCGACCCGGCCACCGCCGCCACTCGGGCTGTGCACGAAGACCGCGATCACGTACTGCGGCTTGTCCGCCGGGGCCATCCCGATGAACGAGGCGACCTCGCCGGGCTGCTTCTTCCCCTCGACCAGCCGCCACCCGGTCCCGGTCTTGCCCGCCACCCGGTAACCGGGCACCGCCGCGGACAGTCCGGTGGCGTTGTCCACGGTGGTGACCGCCTCCAGGATGTGCCGCAACTCGGCGGCGTTCTTCGGGCTGAGCACCTGACGGGTCACCGGCTCCTCGGCCGGTGTCGGCTTCCCGTCCGGCCCGATCGTCTCCTTGACCAGCCTCGGCTGCACGTACGTGCCGTCGTTGGCGATGGCGGCGTACGCGGCGGCCATCTGCAGCGGCGTGGCGTCCACGCTGTGCCCGATCGGCACCGAGCCGTGCGACGACTCGCTCCACTCCTGCACCGGCAGCAGTCGCCCGCCCGCCTCGCCGGGCATGCCCACACCGGTCGGCTTGCCGAGCCCGAACCGCTGCTGGTAGTCGAGCAGCCGTTCCGGGCCGAGCTGGTCGGCGATCTGGATGGTGCCGACGTTGGAGGAGTGGGCCATCATCCCGGCCACGCTCATCCGCTTCCCGTCCGCCGGGAACGTGTCCCGGAACCACGTGTCGCCCTTGCGGATTCCGTTGCTGACCGGGAAGACGGTGTCCTTGGTGATGACACCCTCCTGCAACGCCGCCCCGAACGTGATCGCCTTGTGCACCGAACCCGGGTCGACGATGAAGCTGGTGGCCGCGTCCTCCCGGTCGGTGGGGTCGCTCGCCTGCGGTTTCGCCGCGTTGTAGGTGGGATGGCTGGCCTGGGCCAGCACCTCCCCGGTCCGCGCGTCGAGCACCACCGCGGCACCCGTGCTGCCCTGCACCGCCTTCATCCGCTCGCTGAGGATCCGCTGCACCGTGTACTGGAGGTCACGGTCGATGGTGAGCACGATCGAGCTGCCCGGCTTGGCCTTGGTGGTGCGGCTGTAGCCACCGGGGATGGGCGCGGCCAACGCGCCCAGGCCGACCTCGAAGACACGCTGGCCGTCCTCGCCGTGCAGCAGGTCGTCGTAGCGCGCCTCCAGGCCCTCCAACCCGACCATGTCCAGGCTGGTGAAACCGATCAGGTTGGCGGCCAGGTCACCGCCGGGGACCTCGCGCCGCTCGTCGCGGTGTACGGCGATGCCCGGCAGACCCAGCTCCATGATCTCCCGGGCCCGGGCCACGGTGACCCCGCGCGCCAGGTACTCGAACTGGGAGTCGACGCCACTGATCCGCTTGCGGGGCTTCATCTTCTCGGCCAGGTCCGAAGCGGGCATGCCGAGCAGCGGGGAGAGCGTCTGCGCGGTCGCCGGGATGTCCTCGATCCGGGTCGGGTCGGCGTAGACGTACCGGGCCTCGACGCTGTGCGCCAGGGCGGCACCGTCGCGGTCGAAGATCGCCCCGCGCGGCGCGGGAAGCGGCACGGTTCGCAGCCGGTCGGCCATGCCGCCGTCGGCGTACGCCGGAGTGTCGACGGCCTGGAGCACGACGAGCCGCACGCCGATGGCGACGAAGAGGGCCAACGCGAGCGCGGTACCCAGCCGTAGCCGGCGTCCCGGGTCGGCGAGCCGGGGCGGTCGCGGCGCCTTGCGGGCCGGGCGGCGCGGGGCGGCCGGGCGGTCGCCCCGGCGCGGTTCCCGTCCCCCGACGCGACGCCGGGGCGTCCCGGCCGGCGCCTCGCCCCGAGGGGTGCGGTCGGTGACGGTCCGGACCACGGTGGTCCTGCCGGCGGTGGACTCCCGCCGGGGTGCGGCACCCGACCGGGCACCGGCGCGGGTGGCGGCGGAGCGTCCGCCGTCGAGCACCTGCAACGCCGGGCGGAACGGGTCCTGGGTCCGGCTGGTGCGCGGGCTGCGCCGCTGCTCGGCCCGGCCGCCGCCGTCCCGGACGGTGCGCCCCCGGGGGGTGTACGCACGGGCGTCGGAGATGCCGCCGATACCCGGCTCGCCGCCGCGCTCGTCCGGTGCACCCCCGTTACGGTAAGAACCGCGCCGGGAGCCTGTGGCGTCCCGGCGCGGTTCGTCTGATCTCGAGGGCACGGCCTACCCCTCCGAGCCCTGCTGGCTGGTGATCGACACCTGCCCGCTGGCCGGCTGCGGCACGCCGATCATCTTGCCGTCCGGCAGCCGGATGTACGCCAGCTCGCCCGACTCGACCAGCCCCAGACGGCGGGCCTGGGCCTCCAGGTTGCCCGGCGACTCCGACTCGGCGATCTGCTTCTTCAGCTGCTGCTGCTCCACGTCGAGCTTGGCCTGCTGCTGCTGGAGTTCGTCGAGCCGGAACGCATTCTCGTTGATCTTCGTGTTGACGGCCAGGATGCCGAGCACTCCACCGACGACGAGCACCACCACGAGCGCCGCGAACGGTGCCCGGGGTACCCGCACCGGCGGCGGCGGGGCGACCCGCAGCCGCGGCGACTCGGCCCTCTCCGGCTTGCCGGTGTCGGCCCGTTCCACCGGACGCAGTGCGGCGCTGCCCTGGACGGGAAACTCGCGCGCCCCCCGGGCGCGAGTGTCGTCCAGCCGGCTCACCCGGTCCTGCCGCCGGGTGTCGTTCCCGGCTACTCGGGTCCGCTCCGCCGCGATCCGGCCCCCCGACCGCGGTGTGCGCTGCCCGACGCCGGCGACGTCCCGACGCTTGCTCACATTCATATTCCCTCCCCCTCTTCGTCCGTGTCCCCCGGCGTCCGCCGCGGTCCCCCTCCGGTTTCCGCGGCCGACCCCGTCCCCGGTTGGTGCATCGCCTTGACCCGGCGCCGGTACCGTTCGCGGTCGGTACGCCCCTGGTGCCGGGCCTGCGGGTCGATCCGCTCCGCCGCCCGTAGCCGCACCGATGCGGCTCGCGGGTTGGCGGCGACCTCCCTCTCCCCGGGCAGCTCCGCGCCCCGGCTGAGCAGCCGGAACGTCGGCTCCGACCCGGGCAGTTCGACCGGGAGGTCGACCGGGCCCGTACTGCGGACCCGGCCGGCGAGCGCCTGTTTGGTGAGCCTGTCCTCCAACGAGTGGTAGGACAGGACCACCATGCGACCGCCGACGGAAAGTGTGTCCAGAGCGGCCGGCAGCGCCGTCTCCAGCACTGCCAGTTCTCTGTTTACCTCGATCCGTAAAGCCTGAAACGTTCTCTTTGCCGGGTGTCCCCCGGTTCGCCGGGCCGGCGCCGGGATCGACTCCCGCACCAGCTCGGCCAGACGCGCCGACGAGGTGATCCGGCCCCGGTCCCGTTCCCGGATGATCGCCGAGGCGATCCGGCCGGCGAACTTCTCCTCGCCGTACACCCGCAGCACCCGGGCCAGGTCCGGGTGCGGGTAGGTGTTGACCACCTCCTCGGCGGTCACCCCCCGGGTCTGGTCCATCCGCATGTCCAGCGGCGCGTCCTGTGCGTACGCGAACCCGCGGTCGGGCGCGTCGAGTTGCAGTGAGGAGACACCGAGGTCGAAGAGCACACCGTCCACGGACGGGTAGCCCAACCGGTCCAGCACCTCGGGCAACTCGTCGTAGACCGCGTGTTCCAGGTGGACGCGATCGGCGAACCGGGCCAGCCGTACCCGAGCGTGTGCGAGTGCCTCGGTGTCCCGGTCCAGGCCCACCAGGATCGTCTCCGGATGTGCCTGCAACACCGCCTCGGCGTGCCCGGCCAGGCCGAGCGTCGCGTCGACGTGGACCGTACGGCCGCCTCGACCCAGCGCGGGGGCGAGCAGCTCGAGACACCGCTCAAGCAGCACCGGCACATGCGTGCCGCGTAGCTCCCCCATGTCGCCCCCCACTGGTTGAACCGGTCTCGTTGTCGCGTCCTGCTCGTCGGACGACGCCGTGCCGTCGTACCGCCAGATCCCCATCCGCTCTCGACTCGTGCGCCTGGCACCGGGGAAGGGATGCCAGGAACTCGAAAGCGGCTGGAGATCTCGCAGTACGTCGGGCGTCGCCACGCCCTACAGACCGCCTGGCAGCACCCCCTCCTCGATGTCGGCGAAGTCGTCTTCGCTCTCGGCGAGGTAGGTCTCCCAGGCGACCTTGTCCCAGATCTCCACCCGGGTGCTCGCGCCGATGACCACCAGGTCCCGGTCGAGCCCCGCGTAGCTGCGCAGGTGTGCCGGGATGGTCACCCGGCCCTGCTTGTCGGGTATCTCGTCGTGCGCGCTGGCGAAGAAGACACGGCTGTAGGCCCGGGCCGCCTTGTGCGTCATCGGCTGCGCGCGCAACTGCTCCGCGATGTGCTGGAACTCAGGCGTCGGAAAGACGTAGAGGCAGCGCTCCTGCCCTTTGGTGATCACGACACCCCCCGCCAGCTCATCCCGGAACTTCGCCGGAAGGATCAACCGGCCTTTGTCGTCCAGGCGCGGAGTGTGGGTGCCGAGAAACATCGGCCCAACCCCCTCGCCCTTTAACGGCGTTCGCGCGCCGTTGACCCCCCGGGCCGGTGGGCCCCTCCCGGCCCCACCAATGCGCCCCACTCTACTCCACTTCCCTCCACCCGCAACCAGAATCGACCGCGCGGCGCGTCGCCGCGCGCCACAAAACCGCACGTCAGCCGGGGTGGAGCGGAGTGGAGGGCGGCGGGGCGGCGGACGTGGTCCGCTATCCGACATAGATCCACTCGGGCCGGTCCGGACGCCCACCGCCCCGCTCACCGACGAAGTGGACAGAACGGAACACCGTCGGCGGCGATCTGAGGGGTGGTCTGGTCCGGTAACCTCGCTCGCGTGACGGACGCGAAGATGCCCCTACGGGCGAAGGTGGCCAGCTCCGTGTCACGGACCGCCGCAGCCCTCTCGCGGGCTGCGGGCCGTGGCGACGGCTCGGTGATCGGTGGCTGGATCGGCCTGAAGATCGACCCGGACCTGCTGGCGCACCTCTCCGCCGGACGGGCCATCGCACTGGTCTCCGGTACCAACGGCAAGACCACCACCACCCGGCTGGCCGCCGCCGCCGTCGGCGTGCTCGGCCGGGTCGCCACCAACTCCTTCGGCGCCAACATGCCCACCGGGCACACCTCGGCCCTGGCCAAGGCGGGCAGCACCCCGTACGCGGTGCTGGAGGTCGACGAGCACTACCTGGCGCAGGTGATCGAGGCGACCGAGCCGCACGTCGTGGCGCTGCTCAACCTCTCCCGCGACCAGCTCGACCGGGCCAAGGAGGTCGCCATGATGGCGCAGCTCTGGCGCGCGGCCCTGGTCCGCCACCCGGACATCCGCATCGTGGCCAACGCCGACGACCCGATGGTGGTCTGGGCGGCCACCCCGCCGGCCGCCCACGACCAGCGGATCACCCCACCGCACGTCACCTGGTTCTCCGCCGGTCAGCGGTGGCACGACGACTCGTGGGTCTGCCCCGAGTGCGGCTCGACCATCCAGCGCTCCGGTGAGCAGTGGTGGTGCAGCGGATGCCCGCTGCGCCGCCCGCAGCCGCAGTGGACGGTCGACGACGAGGGTGTCCTCGACCCCACCGGCGCCTGGTACAAGGTGAAGCTCCAGCTCCCCGGCAAGGTCAACATCGGTAACGCGGCCACCGCGCTGGCCCTGGCCGCCGAGTTCGGCGTACGCCCGTTCGACGCGGTCCCCCGCCTCGGCGACGTCACCTCGGTCGCCGGACGGTACGCCCAGGTCGAGCGGGACGGTCGGCTGGTCCGGCTGCTGCTGGCGAAGAACCCGGCCAGCTGGCTGGAGGCGTTCGACATGGCCGAGCACACCGCGACCCTGCTCTCCATCAACGCCCGCGACCCCGACGGGTTGGACACCTCCTGGCTCTTCGACGTCGACTTCGCCCCGCTACGCGGACGTCAGGTGCTCATCACCGGCGACCGCGCGTACGACCTGGCGGTCCGGCTGGACGTCAACGGCGTGCCGTTCCAGCACGTCCGCACGTTCGACGACGCCATCCGGGCGGTGCCGCCGGGGCGGCTGGAGGTCATCGCGAACTACACCGCCTTCCAGGACATCCGAGCGGAGTTGGACCGTGTCAACTGAGACCCTGCGCATCGTCTGGATCTACCCCGACCTGCTCTCCACCTACGGCGACCGGGGCAACATGCTGATCCTGGCCCGGCGGGCACAGCAGCGCGGCTTCCCGATCGAGGTGCTGGAGGTCCGCTCCGACCAGCCGATGCCCACCACCGCCGACATCTACCTCATCGGCGGCGGCGAGGACGGCCCGCAGGCGCTCGGCGCCCAGCGGCTGCTCACCGACGGCGGCCTGCACCGGGCGGTCGCCCAGGGCTCGGTGGTGTTCGGCGTCTGCGCCGGATACCAACTGCTCGGCACGTCGTTCTTCGCCAAGGGCACCCAGTACCGCGGCCTGGAACTGCTCGACCTCTCCTCCGACCGGGGCGAGACCCGGGCCGTCGGCGAGCTGGCCGGTGACATCGACGCCCGACTCGGCCTGCCTCCGCTGACCGGCTTCGAGAACCACGGCGGCCGTACCCGTCTCGGTGCCGAGGTCTCCCCGCTGGCCCGGGTCACCGCCGGGATCGGCAACGACGGCGCCACCGAGGGCGCGTGGCGCGGCAAGCTGCTCGGCACGTACTCCCACGGTCCGGCGCTGGCCCGCAACCCGGCCCTGGCCGACCTGCTGCTGCGCTGGGCCACCGGCGCACAGCAGCTTCCGCCGCTCGACGACACCTGGGCCGACCGGCTGCGGGCCGAACGTCGGGCCGCGGTGGCCGCCGCCCGGGCATGACCCCGGCCGTCCGGCGGCTCGCACGGTACTGGCGATCGGTGCAGCCGGTCGCCACCACACCGTCGGTCGTCCGGTTCGGCCTGCTGCTACTCCTGATCGCCGGGTTCGGGGTGACCCTGATCCTGGTCCCCCACCCCGACCCGACGGCGCTGCCGCAGTTCGGCGACCGACTGGGCGGTCTCGCCCCGGTCGCCGGAGTCCTCGGCGGCGCGCTGCTGCTGGTGGCACTGGTCCCCCGTACGTTCATCACGCTCGCCGCGGGCGCGCTCTTCGGCGCCCTGGAGGGTGCCGCGTACGCGCTGGGGGCCGCCCTGCTGGCGGCGGCGATCGGCTTCACCGTCGGCCGGGTGCTCGGGCGGGAGTTCGTCGCCGAGCGCGTCCGGGGCCGGTTGGCCCGACTGGATCGCTGGTTCACCCGGCAGAGCGTGCTCGGGGTGATCACCGTGCGGCTGCTGCCGATCTCCGGCTACGGCCTGGTCAGCTACGGCTACGGCACCACCGGCGCGCGAATCCTGCCGTTCCTCGTCGGCAGCGTGATCGCCTCCGCCCCGTCGGCGTTCGGCTACGCCGCCGTCGGCGCCGCCGTCACCAGTCCCGGCGAGGTCAACTGGCTCGCCGCCACCCCCGCCGCGCTCGGCTTCATCGCCAGCGCGGTGCTGCTCACCCGCTGGTGGCTCGCCGAACGCCGACGCCGCACCACCCAGATGTAAGGAGGGGTCCCCTGCTAACGCCTCGCGTATAGCAGGGGACCCCTGCTAACAACTCGGCAAGCGCGATCGTGCCGCGCCCCCGCTCTCGCCGCATCGCGCTCCATGATCACGCTCGATCCTGGATCGAGTGGCCTCGGTGTCAGCACGAGACCACTCAATCCCGGATCGAGCACGACCTTGTGACGAGCCGCCGCACCCCGGGAACTCGAAGACGCCGCCTTCGTAGCGCCGGAGCGTGCGGCACGTCTTCTTCCCGCCCACGTGGCCCCACGGGTGCCCGCCGCAGCGCCGGCTCGCACCGCACGCGCGCCCGCATACCGTGCACTGGAGGGCTCGGCCGCCGCACCGAGCACGGCGTTCGAACGTTAGAAAGGGTCCCCTGCTATGCACGAGGCGTTAGCAGGGGACCCTTCCTTTCACCAACAACAGCTCACCTACACCGACAGCTCGCCAACAGCGTCAGGCGACGACGGACACCATCCGGCCGGGGATCACGATGACCTTGCGCGGTTCCTTGCCGGCCAGCACCCCCGCCACCGCTGCCAGCGCGGCGGAACGCACGTCGTCCTCGGCGGCGTCGGCCGGCACCTCGACCCGGCCCCGGACCTTGCCGTTGACCTGCACCGGGTAGGTGACGGTCTCGGCGACCAGCAGCGCCGGGTCGGCGACCGGGAAGTCCGCGTACGTCAGGGAGGTCTGGTGACCCAGCCGCCGCCACAGTTCCTCGGCGATGTGCGGGGCCAGCGGCGCCACCATCAGCACCAGCGGTTCGGCCACCTCGCGCGGGGTCGTCGCCAGCTTGGTCACCGCGTTGGTCAGCTCGATCAGCTTGGCGATCGCGGTGTTGAACCGGATGCCCTCCATGTCGCCCCGGACGCCGTCGATCACCCGGTGCAGCAACTGGCGGGTCTGTTGGTCGGCCGGTTCGTCGGTGACCCGCGACTCGCCGGTCTGCTCGTCGACGACCGCCCGCCAGACCCGCTGCAGGAACCGGTACGAGCCGACCACCGCCCGGGTCTCCCACGGGCGGGACACCTCCAGCGGCCCCATCGACATCTCGTAGACCCGGAACGTGTCGGCGCCGTACGCGGCGCACATCTCGTCCGGGGTGACCACGTTCTTCAGGGACTTGCCCATCTTGCCGTACTCGCGGTTGACCTGGACGTCGCCCAGGAACCAGTCGCCGTCGCGCTCGACGACCTCTTCGGCCGGGACGTAGGCGCCCCGGGCGTCGGTGTACGCGTACGCCTGGATGTAGCCCTGGTTGAACAGCTTGCGGAACGGCTCGAACGACGACACGTGCCCCAGGTCGAACAGCACCTTGTGCCAGAACCGGGCGTACAGCAGGTGCAGCACGGCGTGCTCGGCGCCGCCGACGTACAGGTCCACGCCACCGCAGTCGCCCTCGCCGCGCGGCCCCATCCAGTACCGCTCGTTCTCCGCGTCGACGAACCGTCCCTCGTTGGTCGGGTCCAGGTAACGCAGCTCGTACCAGCAGGAGCCGGCCCACTGCGGCATCACGTTGGTCTCCCGGGTGTACCGCTTCGGCCCGTCACCCAGGTCCAGCTCGACCTCGACCCAGTCGCGGCGGCGCGACAGCGGCGTCTCCGGGTCGCTGTCGGCGTCGTCGGCGTCGAAGGTGCGCGGCGAGAAGTCGTCCACCTCGGGCAGTTCGACCGGCAGCATCTCCTCCGGCAGCGCGATCGCGGCACCGTCGGCGTCGTAGACGATCGGGAACGGCTCGCCCCAGTACCGCTGCCGGCTGAACAGCCAGTCCCGCAGCCGGTAGGTCACCGCGCCCCGACCGGCGCCGGTGGACTCCAGCCAGGCGATGATGCGGGCCTTGGCGTCGGCCACCCCCAGTCCGTTCAGGTCCAGGTCGCGGTCGGGCGCGGCGCTGTTGATCGCCGGCCCCTCCCCGGTGTACGCGGTGCCGTCGAAGCCCTCCGGCGGCTGCACGGTACGCACGATCGGCAGCTCGAAGAGATCGGCGAACTCCCAGTCCCGCTCGTCCTGCGCGGGTACCGCCATGATCGCGCCGGTGCCGTAGCCGGCCAGCACGTAGTCGGCGATGAAGATCGGCACCTGCCCACCGGTGACCGGGTTGACTGCGTACGCGCCGATGAAGACGCCGGTCTTCTCCTTGGTGTCGGCCTGCCGCTCGACGTCGGTCTTGGCCGCCGCCGCCTTGCGGTACGCCTCGACGGCTGCCCGGGGATCGGTGTGCCCACCGGTCCACGCGTCCCGGGTCCCCTCCGGCCAGGCCGCCGGCACCAGCGCGTCGACCAGCTCGTGCTCGGGTGCCAGCACCATGTAGGTGGCCCCGAAGACGGTGTCCGGCCGGGTCGTGAACACCCGGATCGGCGCGGTGGGGGTCGGGAAGTCGATGTGCGCACCGGTGGATCGGCCGATCCAGTTGCGCTGCATGAGCTTGATCGGCTCCGGCCAGTCCAGCTTGTCCAGGTCGTCCAGCAGCCGGTCACCGTACGCGGTGATCCGCATCATCCACTGCTTCAGGTTGCGCTTGAAGACCGGGAAGTTGCCGCGCTCGGAGCGACCGTCGGCGGTGACCTCCTCGTTGGCCAGCACCGTGCCCAGCCCGGGGCACCAGTTCACCGGCGCCTGCGACACGTACGCCAGGCGGTGGTCGTCGACGATCGCGCGACGCTCGGCGGACGACAGCTCGGCCCACGGGCGGCCGTCCGGGGTACGCCGGGTACCGCCGGCGAACTCGGCGATCAACTTGCTGATCGGGCGGGCCCGACCGGCCTGGCGGTCGTACCAGGAGTTGAAGATCTGCAGGAAGATCCACTGAGTCCAGCGGTAGAAGTCGGTGTCGATGGTGGCCACCGAGCGCCGCTGGTCGTGGGCCAGTCCCAGCCGCCGCAGCTGCTCCCGGTACCGCTCGATGTTCGCCTCGGTGGTTGTCCGGGGGTGCGTGCCGGTCTGCACCGCGTACTGCTCGGCGGGCAGGCCGAACGCGTCGAAGCCCATCGCGTGCAGCACGTTGCGCCCGGCCATCCGCTGGTAGCGGGCGTAACAGTCGGTGCCGATGTAGCCCAGCGGGTGCCCGACGTGCAGTCCCGCGCCGGACGGGTACGGGAACATGTCCAGCACGTACAGCTTCTCGGCGCCGGAGCGCGGGTGGGCGGGGTCGGCCAGCGGGCCGGACGGGTTCGGCGCGTGGAAGCTGCCCTCGCGTTCCCAGTGATCCTGCCAGCGGCGTTCGATCTCGTCGGCCAGCACGGCGGTGTACCGGAACGGTGGGGTGTCGTTGGCGGCTGCCTCGGTCATGGCCTTCTCCTCGCGTCGACCGGCGGGGTCTTCTCCGTGCTGGCTGGTCTCGT
Above is a window of Verrucosispora sp. NA02020 DNA encoding:
- the leuS gene encoding leucine--tRNA ligase, coding for MTEAAANDTPPFRYTAVLADEIERRWQDHWEREGSFHAPNPSGPLADPAHPRSGAEKLYVLDMFPYPSGAGLHVGHPLGYIGTDCYARYQRMAGRNVLHAMGFDAFGLPAEQYAVQTGTHPRTTTEANIERYREQLRRLGLAHDQRRSVATIDTDFYRWTQWIFLQIFNSWYDRQAGRARPISKLIAEFAGGTRRTPDGRPWAELSSAERRAIVDDHRLAYVSQAPVNWCPGLGTVLANEEVTADGRSERGNFPVFKRNLKQWMMRITAYGDRLLDDLDKLDWPEPIKLMQRNWIGRSTGAHIDFPTPTAPIRVFTTRPDTVFGATYMVLAPEHELVDALVPAAWPEGTRDAWTGGHTDPRAAVEAYRKAAAAKTDVERQADTKEKTGVFIGAYAVNPVTGGQVPIFIADYVLAGYGTGAIMAVPAQDERDWEFADLFELPIVRTVQPPEGFDGTAYTGEGPAINSAAPDRDLDLNGLGVADAKARIIAWLESTGAGRGAVTYRLRDWLFSRQRYWGEPFPIVYDADGAAIALPEEMLPVELPEVDDFSPRTFDADDADSDPETPLSRRRDWVEVELDLGDGPKRYTRETNVMPQWAGSCWYELRYLDPTNEGRFVDAENERYWMGPRGEGDCGGVDLYVGGAEHAVLHLLYARFWHKVLFDLGHVSSFEPFRKLFNQGYIQAYAYTDARGAYVPAEEVVERDGDWFLGDVQVNREYGKMGKSLKNVVTPDEMCAAYGADTFRVYEMSMGPLEVSRPWETRAVVGSYRFLQRVWRAVVDEQTGESRVTDEPADQQTRQLLHRVIDGVRGDMEGIRFNTAIAKLIELTNAVTKLATTPREVAEPLVLMVAPLAPHIAEELWRRLGHQTSLTYADFPVADPALLVAETVTYPVQVNGKVRGRVEVPADAAEDDVRSAALAAVAGVLAGKEPRKVIVIPGRMVSVVA